In a single window of the Deinococcus aetherius genome:
- a CDS encoding aldo/keto reductase family protein, giving the protein MEYRNLGKSGLKVSEVSLGGWVTFGQTVNDQSMVREIVMKAYEEGVNFFDQADVYARGKSEELMGAVLRELPRHTLVISSKVFWPMSDDVNDRGLSRKHILESIDGSLRRLGTDYLDIYFAHRYDETVPMEEIVMAFDQVVRSGRAMYWGTSMWPAARIAQAVEFARAHGLHAPVTEQPEYSMLRRDRVEKEILPYTEEAGVGLVVWSPLAMGLLTGKYDQGRPEGARLSDNENWGKNFLTEENIQKVRDLKPVADGLGVTRAQLALAWILRQKGVSSVITGATRVEQIEETVKGAGVRLDADVLGRIDDILTR; this is encoded by the coding sequence TCGGAGGTCTCTCTCGGCGGCTGGGTCACCTTCGGGCAGACCGTCAACGACCAGAGCATGGTGCGCGAGATCGTCATGAAGGCCTACGAGGAGGGCGTGAACTTCTTCGACCAGGCCGACGTGTACGCGCGTGGCAAGTCCGAGGAGTTGATGGGCGCCGTGCTGCGCGAGTTGCCCCGCCACACCCTCGTGATCTCCTCCAAGGTCTTCTGGCCAATGAGCGACGACGTGAATGACCGGGGCCTCTCGCGCAAGCACATCCTGGAGAGCATCGACGGGAGCCTCAGGCGCCTGGGCACCGACTACCTCGACATCTACTTCGCCCACCGCTACGACGAGACGGTCCCGATGGAGGAGATCGTCATGGCCTTCGATCAGGTCGTTCGCTCGGGCCGCGCGATGTACTGGGGCACGTCGATGTGGCCTGCCGCCCGCATCGCCCAGGCGGTCGAGTTCGCCAGGGCGCACGGCCTCCACGCTCCCGTCACCGAGCAGCCCGAGTACTCCATGCTGCGGCGCGACCGGGTGGAGAAGGAAATCCTGCCCTACACCGAAGAGGCGGGCGTCGGCCTCGTCGTGTGGAGCCCGCTGGCGATGGGCCTCTTGACCGGCAAGTACGATCAGGGCCGTCCCGAGGGTGCCCGCCTCAGCGACAACGAGAACTGGGGCAAAAACTTCCTGACTGAGGAGAATATCCAGAAGGTGCGCGACCTGAAGCCCGTCGCCGACGGCCTGGGGGTCACCCGCGCGCAACTCGCCCTCGCCTGGATTCTGCGGCAGAAGGGCGTGAGCAGCGTCATCACCGGGGCCACCCGGGTCGAGCAGATCGAGGAGACCGTGAAGGGGGCGGGCGTCAGGCTCGACGCGGATGTGCTGGGCCGGATCGACGACATCCTGACGCGCTGA